CTTCTGTCTGGAAGAACATGTAATTATATGCAAGTCCGGGGATTGTTGCATCCAGCCTTGAGATGGCAAATCTGAGGCAATCCCCCAGAGAAGAGAGCATCTCCCGGGTAAAGCCTGACAGGTGATGCACATGCTTTAACGGGATTACCCAGAGCTCGTAGGGCACCCCCGAGCAGTAAGGTGCTATCACAATGAAATGCCCGTTGCTGTACACCTGCCTCCTGCCGTTCTTCTCCTTTCCTATCATGTCACAATACGGACACTTCTCAAGACTCTTTATCGCATCAAGTTCCCTTTGAACATAGGCAGGCATGACAGGCAGTGCGATGAGTTGTGAATGGGTGTGCTCGATAGAGGCTCCTGCCTTCTTACCCCAGTTCTTGAACAGAGACACATACTTAATCCCTTCCTGTGTCCCGTAGTGCATGACCCTGTCCCTGTACACCTGCATCAGTAGCAGCATCCCTTCATCGGAGAACAGGTGCAGCCTGCTGTCGTGCGCAGGATGCTCAATGATCACTTCATGAAAACCGTAGCCTTGCAAGGCCTCAAACTCAGGTTTTACCAGTTCAGGTGCATCGGGAGAGAGCGCAGGATACATATTGGGGATGCACCTGACATCCCATCCAGTGACCCGCTGGTCTCCGGTATCCCTTAACACATGTCCACCCTTATATACCGCAGTTGCAGGAGGTGTCTTATCTTCCTGTCCCCGGCAGAACACACAGGATGATGAGTTTTTTCCAGCACTGCATGCCTCCGGCGCGGAGGGCCTTTTAGCCCTGCCGGTAGCGATGATGCAGTGCTCGTCAAGGAAGTAGTGCTTGCGTATCTCGGACATTTTCACTCCATGCGTGTGCCCGTGAGAAGCTCAAAATATTCCCTGGTAGGCGCTTTCCAGTTCATGTCCTTTGCAAGCAGGCTCGCCTCCTGACAGAGCAGGTTGTACTTAACCTTGTCATCCGTATAGGTATCGATGAAATAGTCCATGGCAAGGGCATAGTCCGCTATTGATTCTATATAGGAGAGGTTGATGTTGTCCACCACGATGACACCGCCCATGCCCATCACAAGCCTTTTGAGGGTGCTGAGGGCGTCGCTGAACCCACACACCTTGCTGACTATACTGGGGGTCGCCTCTTTCCCGGCCTCCAGTCCGGTGAGCAGGAACGGCTCATACCTGGAAGGGAAGACCCCGGCGATACATCCGGACATGAACTCATCCGTTGTCATGTTCAGGCCGCCGTCGTGGTCTGAGAGCCACTGTGGGTATAGAACAGCGGCCACATGCCGGCTGCCATCAGGGATCCTGGAGCACTCAAGTCCCCTGGAGTTTATCATCTGCTGAAGTCTCATCTCTTCGCCTATCAGTATCTCTTCGGGCAGGTAGATGGGGAAGTTCTCTGGTGTGTTTGTCTTTGGCCCGTGGGCTGCAACAATGAAACATATCACCCTGAAATTCTCATCAAGGTGACCTGCGTCTATCTCTGTCCTGACCATCCTGTCCAGCACCACAAGGGCATCAAGCAGGTCGGGGTATCCTTTGTTCTCTATCTCTATGCGGGATATGGAAAAGATAGGCACGATCCTGTCCGGGAGGATCACCCTGCTGTTGAATACATTATATATCTTCTCTGACAGGAATTCCTGTATCCTTTTCCGGTTCCTGACCTTCTTGGGCCAGTCAACGTCGCTGCTTTCCAGGTCTATACCGTTGCGCACTACAATTGCATCGATGCCATAGAACAGCTTTACCTCCTTGCGCGTGGAATCACCCACGGCAGTCACCACATCGGCATACGATGACAGTGACTCCAGTCTTGCGAAGTTGACAGGGACCCCGCTGTCCCAGGAACTGTCCTTGTCCCTTATTTTCCGGATGGATCGATGGCCTGCCACCCTGCCTGGAATTGTCGCATGATAAGTTGCAACCGTGTGCACGCTCACACCAAGTCTCTCAAGCCGTGCAGCTGCATAGAAGGCCCCGAACTCGTGACAGTGAAGGGAGACCTCCACAGAAGGCATCAGGGAAGCCGCAAAATCAGATATGGCCCTGTCGCTGTATACGGGCGAGGCCGACCTGCCGGCATCCACAAGCAGGCGGACAAGTTCGGATATGGCGTAGGACAGGTTGAGGTAATGAGTGTATTCCATGCCGTTATTCATGGTTTCGTAGTGGAGCGAGTCCAGTCCGGTGAGCTCATATGCCTCGGCTTTCACTTTGCCTGAAAGGTACATTTTCTGGCCTTTGTATTCAGAACTGATCATATTGAAGTCGTTCGTTTTGAACATGATGTAAATGACGTCCGCATCATCCACTTTTACGGACCCGGTATGTGCTTCTATACCCATGGAACCAAGCTGCTCCAGGGCAAAGAGCAGTTCCCCTTCAGGCTCGTATTCGCTGAACCCGCTCATGTCAGTTATCCTGTTCAGTCCCTTGTTCCAGTCTGCTCCTGCGTGCCCGTAATAAGGGCCTGCAACAATTATCCGCGTTGTCTTATCATCCCCGCTGACACCGTTGCTTATCATCTGTGCAAGGTTCCTGGCCTCAGCATCAATGACATTCCAGATACCTCCCATCTTGTTCGATCTTGGCCCTGCTTCCTCGCCTGCTATGACTATGAACCTGCTTTCCATTATTGATAACTCCCACTCTCATTATATTGACACTTATATATGAGAATATCTCAAAAGTTAGGCAGGGATAGATCCGGAACAGATATACACGGATCAAAAGTACCTGACCCTCAGTACTGCCATGGCGACAGGGGTCACCATCCCAGCACATCACGCACGGATGCTGATCCGTGCCTTATGAGATATTTCCGGAGCTCGTCCGCAGTGAAGAGCAACAGGGCGAAAGGCACAGCCAGCAGTACATATTCCATTGATATGGGGGCTGTGTTGAATATTGTGTTCGCAAATGGATGCAGGACTATAAAGGCCAGTATCAGTAACTCACTGGCTATACCAAGCAGTACCAGCCTGTTACTGAACATCCCTTTAGCGAACACCGATTGCCTGCGGGTCCTCGACGCGAACACATTGGCTATCTGGCAGACGATCACGGCAGCAAAGAACGCTGTTATAGCCTGCCTGTACAGGGGATCTGAGAAGGCAAGCTGCTGACCCCAGCTCCATCCACCTCCGTACATGACCGCAAAGTAGCATGCAAAACCAGCGACTGCTTCTATGGGACCCTTGAGGCCGTAGGATGTGAGCAGCACCTGGGGTGTGAGCAGTTTCTCCTTACTGCTCCGGGGCGGGCGATCCATGATATCCCCTTCTCCCTTTTCCACGGCAAGTGCAATGGCAGGCAATATGTCCGTGCCAAGATCGATGGCAAGTATGAGCTGGACATTCATGGGAAGGGGAAGACCTAGCAGCACAAAGGCAATGAAGGGCAGTATTTCAGGCACGTTGCTTGTGAGGATATAGGCTATGAACTTCTTGATGTTATCAAAGACCGTTCTGCCCTCTTCCACGGCATTGACGATGGTTGCAAAATTGTCATCCAGCAGGACCATGTCTGCTGATTCCCTGGCAACGTCCGTGCCGCTGCCCATGGCAACGCCCATGTCCGCATTCTTGATCGCAGGCGCATCGTTGACCCCGTCCCCGGTCATTGTGACGATCTCGCCTGCTGCCTGGAAAGCCCTCACGATCTTGAGCTTCTGGAGAGGGGAAGTACGGGCGAATATTATGCTCCTTGACTTTAGTTTATGGCTGAGCTCCTCCGTTGGCATCAGCTCCAGTTCCGTGCCGGTGATCATCACCGGGTCGCCGTCCTCATTGGTGAGCCCCACCAGCGAGGCTATGGATCTTGCTGTCACGGGATGGTCACCTGTGATCATGACAACCTTGATGCCGGCCCTGTAACACCTGTTAATGGCCTCTCTTGCTTCGGGGCGCGCAGGATCGAGTGCTCCGGAGAACCCCAGGAAGATGAAATGTTCCTTATACTCCTTTACCTCACCGGCTTTCCTGAAAGCGTATGCCAGCACTCTTTCCCCCCGCTTTGCCATCTTGAGGTACTCCTCTTCAAGCTGCCGCTTCTTAGGACCGGTCAGCTCACTCTCGTTCCCGTCTGCCATTATGCGGTCGCACATTTCCAGAAGCACTTCCGGAGCGCCCTTAAGGTAGGAGTCCATGTTTCCTTCCGGGGTCTTGCAAATGACCTGCATCCGCTTTACCCTGGAATCGAAGGGGTACTCAGCCAGCCGGGGGTATCCTTCCTGCATCTTCCTGATATCGCGGAACCTCTCCGCGTAGACCAGCAGGGAACCTTCTGTTGGATCTCCCCTGTAGCCGGGCGGCTCTTCCGACAGTCTTGCATTATTGCAGACCACGGCAACGCGGAGGAGGATCTCGGGTGGCTCCTGTCCGCTGGCAGCATCCATATAGCCGGAGCCGGTATATACGGTGTGTACCGCCATCTTGTTCTGCGTAAGGGTGCCTGTCTTATCTGTGCATATGACCGTGGTGGAGCCAAGTGTCTCTACGGATTCAAGCTGCTTTATGAGTGCATTCCTTTTAGCCATCCTCCTGGATGCCAGGCTCAGTGCAAGTGTCACTGTAGGCAAAAGGCCTTCAGGAACGTTGGCAACGATGATGCCTATGGCAAAGATGAGGCTGGCAAGGACAGTGTCCTGGATGAAGAAACCGATAATGAAAAATGCTATCCCCAGGAAGATGGCGATGGATGATATTATCTTGACAAAATGGTTCAGTTCCCTGCGTATGGGTGTGTCCACGGAGGCAGTTTCCTCGGTGAGCAGGGACAGTTTCCCGATCTGCGTGTCCGACCCCGTGCTGAAGATGACCGCTTCCCCGTTGCCTGTCTGCACCAGGGTACTGGAGAACACCATATTCCTGCATTCAAGCATGTCCTCGTGGGTGCACTCAAGGGACCTTAACTGCGGCTCGGCTTCTCCTGTTATGGGTGAATTGTCCACTTTCAGGGTGTTCTGCACTATAAGCCGGCCGTCGGCGGGTATCTTGTCTCCCTCCTCAAGGTAGACTATATCCCCAACGACAAGCTCGGAAGCCGGCAGCTCCACGATCTCCCCGTCACGCTTCACCCTCGCAGTGGGTGGCATGAGGTTCTGGAAACTCTCCATTATCTTCTGGGCCTGGTATTCCTGGATGAACGTGAAGGTCGCATTGAGTATGACCACTCCAAGCAGGGCGATGGCGATGAATATATTACCCTGTCCCGGGTCCAGGTACTCCGCAGCGAAGGAAAGCACAGAGCCAAAGAGCAGGAGGAGGGCGAAAAAGTTCCCGTATTGTTTCAGGTATTTCTTCAGAAGGCTCTCTTTTTTTCTTTTTTCAAGCAGGTTAGGGCCGCAGAGCTCCTTCCGCCGGAGCGCCTCTTCGCTGGAGAGACCTTCGGCTGTGGTGTTCAGCC
This DNA window, taken from Methanolobus chelungpuianus, encodes the following:
- a CDS encoding galactose-1-phosphate uridylyltransferase, encoding MSEIRKHYFLDEHCIIATGRAKRPSAPEACSAGKNSSSCVFCRGQEDKTPPATAVYKGGHVLRDTGDQRVTGWDVRCIPNMYPALSPDAPELVKPEFEALQGYGFHEVIIEHPAHDSRLHLFSDEGMLLLMQVYRDRVMHYGTQEGIKYVSLFKNWGKKAGASIEHTHSQLIALPVMPAYVQRELDAIKSLEKCPYCDMIGKEKNGRRQVYSNGHFIVIAPYCSGVPYELWVIPLKHVHHLSGFTREMLSSLGDCLRFAISRLDATIPGLAYNYMFFQTEDYRDYHLNLRIQPVTSVAAGFERGTGIYINTMPPEIAVEHLLEKA
- a CDS encoding glycosyltransferase — encoded protein: MESRFIVIAGEEAGPRSNKMGGIWNVIDAEARNLAQMISNGVSGDDKTTRIIVAGPYYGHAGADWNKGLNRITDMSGFSEYEPEGELLFALEQLGSMGIEAHTGSVKVDDADVIYIMFKTNDFNMISSEYKGQKMYLSGKVKAEAYELTGLDSLHYETMNNGMEYTHYLNLSYAISELVRLLVDAGRSASPVYSDRAISDFAASLMPSVEVSLHCHEFGAFYAAARLERLGVSVHTVATYHATIPGRVAGHRSIRKIRDKDSSWDSGVPVNFARLESLSSYADVVTAVGDSTRKEVKLFYGIDAIVVRNGIDLESSDVDWPKKVRNRKRIQEFLSEKIYNVFNSRVILPDRIVPIFSISRIEIENKGYPDLLDALVVLDRMVRTEIDAGHLDENFRVICFIVAAHGPKTNTPENFPIYLPEEILIGEEMRLQQMINSRGLECSRIPDGSRHVAAVLYPQWLSDHDGGLNMTTDEFMSGCIAGVFPSRYEPFLLTGLEAGKEATPSIVSKVCGFSDALSTLKRLVMGMGGVIVVDNINLSYIESIADYALAMDYFIDTYTDDKVKYNLLCQEASLLAKDMNWKAPTREYFELLTGTRME
- a CDS encoding cation-translocating P-type ATPase translates to MGDRTAEENSFQCTSQGDEHLIGLDEFLQRLNTTAEGLSSEEALRRKELCGPNLLEKRKKESLLKKYLKQYGNFFALLLLFGSVLSFAAEYLDPGQGNIFIAIALLGVVILNATFTFIQEYQAQKIMESFQNLMPPTARVKRDGEIVELPASELVVGDIVYLEEGDKIPADGRLIVQNTLKVDNSPITGEAEPQLRSLECTHEDMLECRNMVFSSTLVQTGNGEAVIFSTGSDTQIGKLSLLTEETASVDTPIRRELNHFVKIISSIAIFLGIAFFIIGFFIQDTVLASLIFAIGIIVANVPEGLLPTVTLALSLASRRMAKRNALIKQLESVETLGSTTVICTDKTGTLTQNKMAVHTVYTGSGYMDAASGQEPPEILLRVAVVCNNARLSEEPPGYRGDPTEGSLLVYAERFRDIRKMQEGYPRLAEYPFDSRVKRMQVICKTPEGNMDSYLKGAPEVLLEMCDRIMADGNESELTGPKKRQLEEEYLKMAKRGERVLAYAFRKAGEVKEYKEHFIFLGFSGALDPARPEAREAINRCYRAGIKVVMITGDHPVTARSIASLVGLTNEDGDPVMITGTELELMPTEELSHKLKSRSIIFARTSPLQKLKIVRAFQAAGEIVTMTGDGVNDAPAIKNADMGVAMGSGTDVARESADMVLLDDNFATIVNAVEEGRTVFDNIKKFIAYILTSNVPEILPFIAFVLLGLPLPMNVQLILAIDLGTDILPAIALAVEKGEGDIMDRPPRSSKEKLLTPQVLLTSYGLKGPIEAVAGFACYFAVMYGGGWSWGQQLAFSDPLYRQAITAFFAAVIVCQIANVFASRTRRQSVFAKGMFSNRLVLLGIASELLILAFIVLHPFANTIFNTAPISMEYVLLAVPFALLLFTADELRKYLIRHGSASVRDVLGW